Within the Oreochromis niloticus isolate F11D_XX linkage group LG14, O_niloticus_UMD_NMBU, whole genome shotgun sequence genome, the region TCACAGTATTTATTTGCAGATTGGTGGAGAAGTATATGAGTTGAAAAGTTTCATAGAAACTTACAATAAACTCAACTGTGCAGATTTATTCACCTTTCTTCACTCATGTCTGGTTTATTTAAGATAGCCCTGGTCATACAAGTAGTTAAATGTAGGAATGATACACAAATGCCATTTCTTTTCAGCTTGTAATGCTTTTAAAGCCTTAAAATTGTATTCTAAAGCACGATGCTGTGAGCCCCATCCCACCCCTGTAGATCCGCCCCTGTCAGTACTGAACTTGCTGTCTCAGAAAGTGAAAACCAAACTAGAGCTCAAAGTGGAAGTAGAACAAGGCTGAAAATAACAGGCATAAACACTGAGTTTGTTCTTAGAAAATCTTTCTGTATTTACAGGTTTGAACAGACAAGCAGGTACAGACAAAGAGTGCTTATATACACAGCAGCACAAGATGTTAAAATGAGTGCTAAAACTATACGGTATTTACAGATGGACTACAGCGGAAAGTACAGACTAAGAACAAGTCTGCAAAAGAAATTAGAATGTATGGAATTCAATactacaaaggaaaaaaaaatgtttgtgctAAATGGGCTGACTGACAAAAAGGTTACACCATACATAACTAATATACTGGCAAAAACAAAGATTGAGCGCAAGGAAGTAATGTTTGCTCAAAGTCCTAACGGTCTGAAGTGAACACAAGGTTAcgtcatttaaaataaaaaaaaaaaagactgtcaATAATACTTGAAGTTCATGCAAAGATAtaaaccattaaaataaaaacaaaaaagaacttTTCCCTATTGACCAACCCAAAATAAGAGGGAGGGCGGGGCTTCCTGTGCGGATTATGGAACAGAGTTAGAACGCAGTACGGGCACTTGGTGGGGAGGTACAGTCTCAGAGTCAGCCTCATCCTGGTTGGAAAAGCCGCTCGTTGTGGCAGTGCTGGGGGGTGGTGATGATGTGGAGGTGTTAGCGGTGGTGGTGAGGGTGGTGCTGAtgacactgctgctgctggtgttggTGCTTGTGCAACTGGCAGCAGGTGTAGTGGCCTGCTCCTCTTTGGGCTGCTTACTGGCAAACTCAGTGATGCTAAAGACAAATTGGAGGCAGCCCAGTTTGATGTAGCTGCCATGGTGGAGCAGGGCCGTGCCCTCCCAGCCTGCCCCGCTGCCTCCAATTAGACTGGAGCTACTCGCTTTACAGCTACAAGACGGCTCAGCACCACCCTGACGTTGGCTACTCATCACTCCACCTACTGGCAACAACCCCACCACGGAGTTGGCTCCCTCGTCCTCTTCCCGTTTCTTACTGCGACCTACGCAAAGAAGAAAGACAGCAGGTCTGAGAAAGACGTCTGTACAGACTAGTGTCACGGTAAACTCCATTAATGTAAAGACAATGTAACCATGAAAAGATTTCACTGATTACATTTTATCCACAAAAATTAACACTTTGCTTTGAAAATAAGACTAAAAACATGTGGAAAGCTGAACTGTGGCAAACATGTTTTACACTCATCATCTATAAGCAGTTTCAGAGAAATTTGATTTAATGCTGTTTCACACTGCAGCTCTTTACTAATTAAACAGCTGTCCAAATGATCTTTTATAACAGATTAAGACTGGAAGCTCTATGTGATACGAGCAACAT harbors:
- the LOC109194495 gene encoding PHD finger protein 12-like, which translates into the protein MEKRRMGLDKLDAEMIELLANQRIQQLFAPKVPSTQPPPTTSTTPKTSAPHPNSQKKVQARAVFYPLTGKGAAVSMCYRTLHIGSGADMDVCLTNYGHCNYISGKHACIFYDENTKHYELLNYSEHGTTVDNVLYSCDFSEKTSPCPPSGLVAKVQGIIRRSKKREEDEGANSVVGLLPVGGVMSSQRQGGAEPSCSCKASSSSLIGGSGAGWEGTALLHHGSYIKLGCLQFVFSITEFASKQPKEEQATTPAASCTSTNTSSSSVISTTLTTTANTSTSSPPPSTATTSGFSNQDEADSETVPPHQVPVLRSNSVP